Proteins encoded together in one Rhipicephalus sanguineus isolate Rsan-2018 chromosome 9, BIME_Rsan_1.4, whole genome shotgun sequence window:
- the LOC119405476 gene encoding heat shock protein Hsp-12.2 has product MARFPMLYGGNWGPSEFAFNDGFRSRLHEYLDGELFDPSSFHQRFHLEPGRLGGAVAEPLQNQLGETGVRTGGKFVIKVDIRHFSPEEITVKAKDKSVIVHCKHEEKAEDRGCYVQREVTWRYDLPEDVDPQSVICQLTPMGYVTLEAPRKNPPPKVEKSECIPIEVCHESSGSGDKK; this is encoded by the coding sequence ATGGCTCGGTTTCCGATGTTGTACGGGGGCAACTGGGGTCCCTCCGAGTTCGCCTTCAATGACGGCTTCAGATCCAGGCTCCATGAATACCTTGACGGTGAGCTGTTCGACCCTTCGTCCTTCCACCAGCGGTTCCACCTGGAGCCCGGCCGGTTGGGTGGGGCCGTCGCCGAACCGCTGCAGAACCAGCTGGGCGAGACCGGTGTTCGCACCGGTGGCAAGTTTGTCATCAAAGTTGACATCCGGCACTTCTCTCCTGAAGAGATAACCGTCAAGGCTAAGGACAAGAGCGTCATCGTCCACTGCAAGCACGAAGAAAAGGCGGAAGACCGCGGTTGCTACGTGCAGCGCGAGGTCACCTGGCGCTACGACTTGCCGGAGGACGTCGACCCGCAGTCGGTCATATGTCAGCTGACCCCGATGGGCTACGTCACCCTGGAAGCCCCTCGCAAGAACCCCCCTCCCAAGGTGGAGAAGAGCGAGTGCATACCCATCGAGGTTTGTCACGAGTCCAGCGGCAGTGGTGACAAGAAGTGA